Proteins encoded within one genomic window of Bacteroides sedimenti:
- a CDS encoding DUF6621 family protein, whose protein sequence is MEEKIKMAETVMLIDAAFLNFVTEDLKKNFERMLSRKLQDIDLSHLFTYLALDAGITEGKNDIQVFFIYDDESAQLKHAQPSDLAKELNGVAFNNEFGEFSFNTFQPEGMATREELFLESLKVVKDAEGTKRIVVLSFNEEYESEVLSILKEVKEKEVIQFRMSEPQEEVSFRCEILAYPLMHSLGIRGDELQ, encoded by the coding sequence ATGGAAGAAAAAATTAAAATGGCTGAGACGGTGATGTTGATTGACGCGGCGTTTCTGAACTTCGTGACCGAAGACCTGAAAAAGAATTTTGAAAGAATGTTGAGTAGAAAGCTGCAGGATATCGATCTATCCCACCTGTTTACTTACCTTGCTCTCGATGCAGGAATTACAGAAGGCAAGAACGATATTCAGGTATTCTTTATTTATGATGATGAATCGGCGCAGTTGAAACATGCACAGCCATCGGACCTGGCTAAGGAACTTAATGGTGTGGCATTCAATAACGAGTTTGGCGAGTTCAGTTTCAATACGTTCCAGCCCGAAGGAATGGCCACCCGTGAAGAGCTTTTTCTCGAATCGCTTAAAGTGGTTAAAGATGCCGAAGGAACCAAAAGGATTGTCGTGCTCTCTTTCAATGAGGAGTATGAAAGCGAGGTGCTTTCTATCTTAAAGGAGGTAAAAGAGAAAGAGGTGATTCAGTTCCGAATGAGCGAACCGCAAGAGGAAGTTAGTTTCCGATGCGAAATTCTAGCTTATCCGTTGATGCACTCTTTGGGTATCCGGGGTGACGAATTGCAGTAG
- the clpB gene encoding ATP-dependent chaperone ClpB, whose amino-acid sequence MNFNNFTIKSQEAVQEAVNLAQSRGQQAIETEHLLHGVMKVGENVTNFIFQKLGINGQQIAMVLDKQIDSFPKVSGGEPYLGREANEVLQKATQYSKEMGDEFASLEHLLLALLTVKSTVSNILKDAGMNEKDLRAAITELRKGEKVTSQTSEDTYQSLNKYAINLNERARSGKLDPVIGRDEEIRRVLQILSRRTKNNPILIGEPGTGKTAIVEGLAHRILRGDVPENLKNKQVYSLDMGALVAGAKYKGEFEERLKSVINEVIKSEGDIILFIDEIHTLVGAGKGEGAMDAANILKPALARGELRSIGATTFNEYQKYFEKDKALERRFQVVQVDEPDVLSTISILRGLKERYENHHKVRIKDNAIIAAVELSNRYITDRFLPDKAIDLMDEAAAKLRMEVDSVPEELDEISRKIKQLEIEREAIKREKDEEKLKLLSKEIAELKEQENSFKAKWQSEKALVNKIQQNKIEIENLKFEADKAEREGNYGLVAEIRYGKLQALNAEIEQTQKELHNLQNGNAMIKEEVDAEDIADVVSRWTGIPVKKMMKSEADKLLFLEKELHERVIGQDEAIEAVADAVRRSRAGLQDPKRPIGSFIFLGTTGVGKTELAKALAEFLFDDEAMMTRIDMSEYQEKHSVSRLVGAPPGYVGYDEGGQLTEAIRHKPYSVVLFDEIEKAHPDVFNILLQVLDDGRLTDNKGRVVNFKNTIIIMTSNMGSSYIQSQFERMNSRNREELIEETKKEVMAMLKKNIRPEFLNRIDETIMFLPLSEKEIMEIVKLQIKGVQKMLIENGVTMEMTEAATQFIATAGYDPEFGARPVKRAIQRYLLNDLSRKLLAQEVDRTKPIIVDTMGEGLVFRN is encoded by the coding sequence ATGAATTTCAACAATTTCACTATCAAATCACAGGAAGCGGTACAAGAGGCCGTGAACCTGGCGCAGAGCCGCGGACAACAGGCCATTGAAACAGAACATCTGCTTCACGGGGTGATGAAGGTTGGCGAAAATGTAACCAATTTTATATTCCAGAAGCTGGGAATAAACGGGCAGCAGATTGCAATGGTGCTCGACAAACAGATTGATTCTTTTCCCAAGGTATCGGGCGGAGAACCTTACCTGGGAAGGGAAGCTAATGAAGTGCTACAAAAAGCCACGCAGTATTCTAAAGAGATGGGCGACGAGTTTGCATCTCTAGAACACCTGTTACTGGCTTTGCTTACAGTGAAAAGTACGGTTTCGAATATACTGAAGGATGCCGGAATGAACGAAAAAGATTTAAGGGCAGCCATTACAGAGTTGCGGAAGGGAGAAAAGGTTACTTCGCAAACCAGCGAAGATACCTATCAATCGCTTAATAAATATGCAATCAACCTGAACGAAAGGGCACGAAGCGGTAAACTAGACCCTGTGATTGGCCGTGACGAAGAAATCAGAAGGGTGCTGCAAATTCTTAGCCGGCGTACCAAAAACAATCCGATTTTGATTGGTGAACCGGGAACGGGTAAAACCGCCATTGTGGAAGGTCTTGCGCACCGTATCCTGCGGGGAGATGTACCCGAGAACCTGAAAAATAAACAGGTGTACTCGCTGGATATGGGTGCATTGGTGGCAGGTGCTAAATACAAAGGGGAATTTGAGGAGAGACTGAAATCGGTAATCAACGAAGTGATTAAGTCGGAAGGGGACATCATCCTCTTCATTGACGAAATACATACCCTAGTGGGAGCCGGAAAGGGAGAAGGCGCCATGGATGCGGCCAACATCCTGAAACCAGCTTTGGCTCGTGGAGAACTACGCTCAATTGGTGCAACGACATTCAACGAATATCAGAAATATTTTGAAAAGGACAAGGCGTTGGAACGCCGTTTCCAGGTAGTTCAGGTAGACGAACCGGATGTACTGAGCACCATCTCCATTCTCCGGGGACTGAAAGAACGGTACGAAAACCATCACAAGGTGCGCATCAAAGACAATGCAATTATTGCTGCCGTGGAACTCTCCAACCGTTACATCACCGACCGGTTCCTTCCGGATAAGGCCATCGACCTGATGGATGAAGCGGCCGCCAAGCTACGAATGGAGGTAGATTCGGTTCCGGAAGAGCTGGATGAAATAAGCCGGAAAATAAAACAGCTGGAAATTGAACGCGAAGCCATCAAACGGGAAAAGGATGAAGAGAAACTGAAACTGCTAAGCAAGGAGATTGCTGAGCTGAAAGAACAGGAGAACTCCTTCAAGGCAAAATGGCAAAGCGAAAAGGCGTTGGTGAACAAGATTCAGCAGAATAAAATTGAAATTGAAAACCTCAAGTTCGAAGCCGATAAAGCCGAGCGGGAAGGAAACTACGGACTGGTAGCCGAGATAAGATATGGAAAGCTGCAGGCGCTGAATGCAGAGATTGAGCAGACTCAGAAGGAGCTGCACAACCTGCAGAACGGAAATGCGATGATTAAGGAGGAGGTGGATGCCGAGGATATTGCCGATGTGGTATCACGGTGGACTGGTATCCCGGTTAAGAAAATGATGAAGAGCGAAGCGGATAAACTGCTGTTCCTGGAAAAGGAACTCCACGAACGGGTAATTGGACAGGACGAAGCAATAGAGGCGGTTGCAGATGCCGTACGTAGAAGCCGCGCCGGACTGCAGGACCCGAAACGCCCGATAGGTAGTTTCATCTTTCTGGGAACAACCGGCGTAGGTAAAACCGAGTTGGCAAAAGCTCTGGCGGAATTCCTCTTTGACGATGAAGCGATGATGACACGTATCGACATGAGCGAATATCAGGAGAAGCATTCCGTATCACGATTGGTAGGTGCGCCTCCGGGATATGTGGGTTACGATGAAGGTGGTCAACTTACCGAAGCCATCCGCCACAAGCCTTATTCGGTAGTGCTGTTCGACGAGATTGAGAAAGCGCACCCCGATGTATTCAACATACTGCTGCAGGTGTTGGATGATGGACGGCTGACCGACAATAAAGGCCGGGTGGTAAACTTCAAGAATACGATTATCATTATGACCTCCAACATGGGAAGTTCGTATATACAAAGTCAGTTTGAACGGATGAACAGTCGGAATCGGGAGGAACTGATTGAGGAAACCAAGAAAGAGGTGATGGCGATGTTGAAGAAAAACATTCGTCCGGAGTTTCTGAATCGTATTGACGAAACCATCATGTTCTTACCGCTATCGGAAAAGGAGATTATGGAAATTGTGAAGCTGCAAATAAAAGGGGTACAAAAGATGCTGATCGAAAACGGAGTGACAATGGAGATGACCGAAGCGGCAACTCAGTTTATTGCGACCGCCGGCTATGATCCGGAATTCGGAGCCCGCCCGGTGAAGCGGGCCATCCAACGCTACCTGCTGAACGATTTGTCCAGAAAGCTTTTGGCTCAGGAAGTAGACCGTACAAAACCTATTATAGTAGATACTATGGGAGAAGGATTAGTTTTCAGGAATTAA